A DNA window from Garciella nitratireducens DSM 15102 contains the following coding sequences:
- a CDS encoding glycosyltransferase, giving the protein MKKILLVSYYFYPYNLIGSKRMMYLAKYLMNHEEDVTIVKADNSYYGNNIEQMEEKQYHFNVINVKKKLDFKKQSINEFYWYHTFKKAIEKFIFSHDVKYIYFSGGPFFYFLLGNYFKKKYKIPFVLDFRDPWYDTDFRSKGIKQYLIQYKKRILEKIAVKNADYIINVTDQLTEEYRKRYPLIQKNKFVTIYNGYDDQLLKKLNIYDLSNKKNPEEIHIGIFGKFSYYNKQHGNWLLKYIQKFNKKNQKKIFLHHIGKEEKYLIEKAKDLNIEKYFYVYGCLEYTKGMKILSQMDILILNHRSKSSIGTKIYDYIYLNKPIIAFIEQNSVIGNFLNQFDYAYIVDEEEKLETAFQFILKNNGQLSEHLNKEIYSRKYQMEKLHRILNNL; this is encoded by the coding sequence TTGAAAAAAATATTATTAGTATCATATTATTTTTATCCTTATAATTTAATTGGATCAAAAAGAATGATGTATTTAGCTAAGTATTTAATGAATCATGAAGAGGATGTTACTATTGTTAAAGCAGATAATTCTTACTATGGAAACAATATAGAACAAATGGAAGAAAAACAATATCATTTTAATGTAATAAATGTTAAAAAAAAATTAGATTTTAAAAAACAATCTATTAATGAATTTTATTGGTATCATACTTTTAAAAAAGCTATAGAAAAATTTATCTTTTCTCATGATGTAAAGTATATTTATTTTAGTGGAGGACCTTTCTTTTATTTCTTATTAGGCAATTATTTTAAAAAGAAATATAAAATTCCTTTTGTATTAGATTTTAGGGATCCATGGTATGATACAGATTTTAGGAGTAAAGGCATAAAACAATATTTAATTCAATACAAGAAAAGAATTCTTGAAAAAATAGCAGTAAAAAATGCTGATTATATTATTAATGTTACGGATCAATTAACAGAAGAATATAGAAAAAGATATCCTTTGATTCAAAAAAATAAATTTGTTACAATTTATAATGGATATGATGATCAATTATTAAAAAAATTGAATATATACGATTTGTCAAATAAAAAAAATCCAGAGGAAATTCATATTGGGATTTTTGGAAAATTTTCTTATTATAATAAACAACATGGGAACTGGTTATTAAAGTATATTCAAAAATTTAATAAAAAAAATCAAAAGAAAATATTTTTACATCATATTGGAAAAGAAGAAAAGTATTTAATAGAAAAAGCAAAAGATTTAAATATTGAGAAGTATTTTTATGTATATGGTTGTTTGGAATATACTAAAGGAATGAAAATATTATCACAAATGGATATTTTAATATTAAATCATAGGTCTAAAAGTTCTATTGGAACAAAAATTTATGATTATATTTATTTAAATAAACCTATTATTGCGTTTATCGAACAGAATAGTGTAATTGGAAATTTTTTGAATCAATTTGATTATGCTTATATAGTAGATGAAGAGGAAAAATTAGAAACTGCGTTTCAATTTATATTAAAAAATAATGGCCAATTAAGTGAACATTTAAACAAGGAAATTTATTCTAGAAAATATCAAATGGAAAAATTACATAGAATTTTAAATAATTTATAA
- a CDS encoding S-layer homology domain-containing protein: MKRKRIVGCLMIISILLSIVSTPVFALDATNTETSLLSESNIGGVSEDKNIQEINQENLNTNESTEIQLNNSNIIYDENISVREQQKKETLERIEEYNKVISEFKAKPKVKTFSITSTGRFQVAIANKDGSFTKKSTYTNFKDAKAAMNKNENVNAVVLDTERVIGNQVIAMKNGVVVTTADKLGKSILEFSYPNENAVSAYIQNGIDTYYFDSTEKTVDIGISNIKAKGIDINKVELVPLIQAKQSYYTKNSNGELVHYVATYKFNKNTNRYLGNYESFIICKAPSFMDTNVKYYSLDGINFYKDNKLTNKIGTFYPYYKYLSFRSKTNYTAEDLNRYISSWNKKDSVLNGKGQAFIQAQEEFGVNAAMLLAFAIHESGYGTNSISKTKNNIFSVNATDSNPYGNASVYKSVEDSIYYQAEYMISRKYLDANEDWRYFGPNVGDKNQGLNVKYASDPYWGEKITGHMYRLDKYLGNKDVNQYQLAISNKITHAKKEPNSNAANYYKYANLNYNVPIGIPIIITANNNAWYEIQSDMGIDKNKTAPASFKTKYHYDLSKAYVNKNDFTLINNVSIQNNTFTDIPIGHWAYEYIEDLANRGIIKGYEEDGTFRPNNPLTRAQTAKMIVIASGIDYESYEGKETGFKDVAKDNWAGKYIKAAKEAGIIKGYEDQFKPNDKVTRAQIAKMISIAFNLKKSGEPVHFKDIPNNHWAKEYIDILSSNDIISGYENEKYGPNDSTTRAQFSKILSEILKK, encoded by the coding sequence ATGAAAAGAAAAAGAATAGTGGGTTGTTTAATGATAATATCTATTTTATTATCAATAGTTAGTACACCAGTATTTGCTCTTGATGCTACTAATACTGAAACATCTTTGTTAAGTGAAAGTAATATAGGTGGAGTATCAGAGGATAAAAATATTCAAGAAATTAATCAAGAAAATTTAAATACCAATGAATCAACGGAAATACAATTAAATAATTCAAATATAATATACGATGAAAATATTTCTGTTAGAGAACAACAAAAAAAAGAAACGCTAGAAAGAATAGAAGAATATAATAAAGTGATTTCAGAATTTAAAGCTAAGCCAAAGGTTAAAACATTTTCTATAACAAGTACTGGGCGTTTTCAAGTAGCAATTGCTAATAAAGATGGTAGCTTTACTAAGAAAAGTACTTATACAAATTTTAAAGATGCAAAAGCAGCTATGAATAAAAATGAAAATGTTAATGCAGTAGTATTAGATACAGAACGAGTTATAGGGAATCAAGTAATAGCAATGAAGAATGGCGTGGTCGTAACTACAGCAGATAAATTAGGGAAAAGTATCTTAGAGTTTAGTTATCCTAATGAAAATGCTGTTAGTGCATATATACAAAATGGAATTGATACATATTATTTTGATAGTACAGAAAAAACTGTAGACATTGGAATATCTAATATTAAAGCAAAAGGAATAGATATTAACAAAGTAGAATTAGTTCCATTAATACAAGCAAAACAATCTTATTATACAAAAAATAGTAATGGTGAATTAGTTCATTATGTAGCTACATATAAATTCAATAAAAATACAAATAGATATTTAGGAAATTATGAATCTTTTATTATCTGTAAAGCACCGTCTTTTATGGATACAAATGTAAAATATTATAGTTTAGATGGTATAAATTTTTATAAAGATAATAAATTAACTAATAAAATTGGAACTTTTTATCCATATTATAAATATTTATCTTTTCGATCAAAAACAAACTATACAGCAGAAGATTTAAATCGTTATATTTCATCTTGGAATAAGAAAGATAGTGTTTTAAATGGAAAAGGACAAGCTTTTATTCAAGCTCAAGAAGAGTTTGGTGTAAATGCAGCTATGCTTTTAGCTTTTGCAATTCATGAGAGTGGTTATGGTACCAATAGTATTTCAAAAACAAAGAATAATATTTTCAGTGTAAACGCAACAGATAGTAATCCTTATGGAAATGCTAGTGTATATAAATCTGTGGAAGATAGCATTTATTATCAGGCCGAGTATATGATTTCAAGAAAATATTTAGATGCTAATGAGGATTGGAGATATTTTGGACCTAATGTAGGAGATAAAAATCAAGGATTAAATGTAAAATATGCTTCAGATCCGTATTGGGGAGAAAAAATAACAGGTCATATGTATCGATTAGATAAGTATCTTGGTAATAAAGATGTAAATCAATATCAACTTGCTATTTCTAATAAGATAACACATGCTAAAAAAGAACCGAATAGCAATGCTGCTAATTATTATAAATATGCAAATTTAAATTATAATGTACCAATTGGGATACCAATTATTATCACAGCGAATAATAATGCATGGTATGAAATTCAATCAGATATGGGAATTGACAAAAATAAGACAGCACCAGCATCTTTTAAAACAAAGTATCATTATGATTTGAGTAAGGCTTATGTAAATAAAAATGATTTTACATTAATTAATAATGTTTCTATTCAAAATAATACTTTTACAGATATACCTATAGGTCATTGGGCTTATGAGTATATAGAAGATTTAGCTAATAGAGGCATTATTAAAGGTTATGAAGAAGACGGAACTTTTAGGCCTAATAATCCTCTAACGCGGGCACAAACAGCAAAAATGATTGTAATAGCATCAGGAATAGATTATGAGTCTTATGAAGGAAAAGAAACGGGTTTTAAAGATGTAGCAAAGGATAATTGGGCAGGAAAATATATAAAAGCAGCAAAAGAAGCAGGAATTATTAAAGGATATGAGGATCAATTTAAACCTAATGATAAAGTAACAAGAGCACAAATTGCTAAAATGATATCTATAGCATTTAACTTAAAAAAATCAGGAGAACCTGTTCATTTTAAAGATATTCCTAATAATCATTGGGCAAAAGAATATATAGATATATTATCGAGTAATGATATTATATCTGGTTATGAGAATGAGAAATATGGTCCGAATGATTCTACTACAAGAGCTCAATTTTCTAAAATTTTGTCAGAAATTCTAAAAAAATAA
- a CDS encoding cytidylyltransferase domain-containing protein: MNILAVIPARGGSKGIPRKNVRLMNGIPLISYSINNAKSCDLITDVVVTTDDEEIIGIAKLNHVQYIERDSTLAEDKITLDPVIYDAVYKIEKKKNIYYDIVITLQPTSPLLKSKTLVTAIESFLSDDKDTYISVVNNPHLSWSKNENEFTPNYKERLNRQQLPPHYLETGAFFITKREFIKPNSRMGKNVSVFEVSEDEAIDIDNYRDWILCENILKRKRIVFRVDGHKKLGMGHIYHCLTLAYHLTGHEIMFVTKQQYTEGVNKIKESHMPYMLIKNDQEFFQFLRKWKADIIVNDCLDTDEGYIKILKKLVKRVITIEDMGSGARYADAIINALYEKDLKNLKYYCQQGNLYSGENYICLRDEFLINEPKEFSKEVKKVLVMFGGTDPSNLTKKLYHVSLELHNNYPEIEFYFITGSGYDCDRNNIYTRKDKNIFILNNVKRVSDYMREADLAFTSQGRTVYELASLGVPSIVLAQNEREQLHTFAQMKNGFLNLGLGEKISNETIKSTFKWLVETEQIRYEMRDLMLKHNLKKGINRVIDIILKED, encoded by the coding sequence ATGAATATATTAGCAGTAATACCTGCTAGAGGAGGATCAAAGGGAATTCCAAGAAAAAATGTAAGATTAATGAATGGAATACCTTTGATATCTTATTCTATCAATAATGCAAAGTCTTGTGATTTAATTACAGATGTTGTAGTAACAACGGATGACGAAGAAATTATAGGAATTGCAAAACTAAATCATGTTCAGTATATTGAAAGAGATTCTACATTAGCTGAAGATAAAATTACATTAGATCCTGTGATTTATGATGCAGTTTATAAAATAGAAAAGAAGAAAAATATATATTATGATATTGTAATTACTTTACAACCTACATCTCCACTTTTAAAAAGCAAAACTTTAGTAACAGCTATAGAAAGCTTTTTATCTGATGATAAAGATACTTATATAAGTGTAGTAAATAATCCTCATTTATCATGGTCAAAAAATGAAAATGAGTTTACACCAAATTATAAAGAAAGATTAAACAGACAACAATTACCTCCTCATTATCTTGAAACGGGGGCTTTCTTTATTACAAAAAGAGAATTTATAAAGCCAAATAGTAGGATGGGGAAAAATGTATCAGTATTTGAAGTATCAGAGGATGAAGCTATTGATATAGATAATTATAGAGATTGGATTCTTTGCGAGAATATTCTCAAAAGAAAAAGAATTGTATTTCGTGTAGATGGACATAAAAAATTGGGCATGGGCCATATATATCATTGCCTAACGTTAGCATATCATTTAACAGGACATGAAATCATGTTTGTTACAAAACAACAATATACGGAAGGGGTTAATAAGATTAAAGAAAGTCATATGCCTTATATGCTAATTAAAAATGACCAAGAATTTTTTCAATTTTTAAGAAAATGGAAGGCAGATATTATAGTAAATGATTGCTTAGATACCGATGAAGGATATATTAAAATTTTAAAAAAACTAGTAAAAAGGGTTATAACGATAGAGGATATGGGTTCTGGGGCAAGATACGCTGATGCTATTATTAATGCTTTGTATGAGAAAGATCTAAAAAACTTAAAGTATTATTGTCAACAAGGGAATTTATATAGTGGAGAAAATTATATATGCTTACGAGATGAATTTTTAATTAATGAACCAAAGGAATTTTCAAAAGAAGTAAAAAAAGTTTTAGTTATGTTTGGAGGAACAGATCCTTCAAATTTAACCAAAAAACTTTATCATGTATCATTAGAATTACATAATAATTATCCTGAAATAGAATTTTATTTTATTACAGGAAGTGGCTATGATTGTGACAGAAATAATATCTATACAAGAAAAGATAAAAATATATTTATTTTAAATAATGTAAAAAGGGTAAGTGATTATATGAGAGAGGCAGATTTAGCTTTTACATCTCAAGGAAGAACAGTATATGAATTAGCTTCTCTAGGAGTCCCTTCTATTGTTTTAGCACAAAATGAAAGAGAACAGCTTCATACTTTTGCTCAAATGAAAAATGGTTTTTTAAATTTAGGATTAGGGGAAAAGATCTCTAATGAAACAATTAAGTCAACTTTTAAATGGCTTGTTGAGACGGAACAAATTCGATATGAAATGAGAGATTTAATGTTAAAACATAATTTAAAAAAAGGAATTAATCGTGTAATAGATATTATTTTAAAGGAGGATTAA
- a CDS encoding glycosyltransferase family 2 protein gives MDDLVSIITPVYNAEKYIEDTIKSVLNQSYMNWELILINDCSSDCSMNIIKKYNDRDSRIRVIELNKNSGPAVARNTGIECAHGRFIAFLDSDDIWMPNKLEVQLNFMKKNNIYFSFTEYLKINENGENRGIVKVPKNLTYTELLKSNIIGCLTVVYDTHGIGKVYMPDIRKRQDYGLWLKILREHTNAYGIQKCLAKYRVRKNSVSSNKIKAASYQWQVYRKIEQLNLFKSIYYFINYTYYGLKKSKI, from the coding sequence ATGGATGATTTGGTTTCAATTATAACTCCTGTATATAATGCCGAAAAATATATAGAAGATACAATAAAATCGGTTCTAAATCAAAGTTATATGAATTGGGAATTGATCCTTATTAATGATTGCTCTTCGGATTGTTCTATGAACATTATAAAAAAATATAATGATAGGGATAGTAGAATCAGAGTTATAGAATTAAATAAAAATTCAGGTCCAGCAGTAGCCAGGAATACTGGGATTGAATGTGCACATGGAAGATTTATTGCTTTTTTAGATAGTGATGATATATGGATGCCTAATAAGTTAGAAGTACAATTGAATTTTATGAAGAAAAATAATATATATTTTTCTTTTACAGAATATCTAAAAATTAATGAGAATGGAGAAAACAGAGGAATTGTAAAGGTACCTAAAAATTTAACTTATACAGAGTTATTAAAAAGTAATATTATCGGATGTTTAACGGTTGTATATGATACACATGGAATTGGTAAGGTGTATATGCCAGATATAAGAAAAAGACAAGATTATGGACTATGGCTCAAAATTTTAAGAGAACATACAAATGCTTATGGAATTCAAAAATGTTTAGCGAAGTATCGAGTTAGAAAAAATTCAGTTTCTAGTAATAAAATAAAAGCAGCTAGTTACCAGTGGCAAGTTTATAGAAAAATAGAACAATTAAATTTGTTTAAGAGTATATATTATTTTATAAATTATACTTATTATGGCTTAAAAAAAAGCAAAATATAA
- a CDS encoding glycosyltransferase, producing the protein MYILIIARGYPTEKYKMNGIFEFDQAKALVEAGHKVVYAAVDIRSIRRWRKWGVEYKEIEGIPIYAMNIPIGRLPLWIKSKFRLFGMSKLYEKILNEQGKPDLLHAHFYYMGYIASKFKQKINLPLVITEHFSGMMKPKIESKIYEVALEGYKGADAVIAVSPALSNIISDKFNIHAHYVPNIVDTKLFAPGQREKEEKFEFISIGRLIPLKRMELLLEAFYQAFKDHKKVILTIFGDGPEKKKLENLIKKYHLESRVKLMGLCSRNVIAKYLKKSDCFVLPSRFETFGVVYIEALASGVPVIATKCGGPEEFITEENGILVNADDINELSKAMIYMYENRGKYNKKRISREIKEKFSPQIIANQLIRIYNQIC; encoded by the coding sequence TTGTATATATTAATTATAGCAAGAGGATATCCTACAGAAAAATATAAAATGAATGGTATTTTTGAATTTGATCAAGCAAAAGCATTAGTTGAGGCAGGACATAAGGTTGTTTATGCAGCTGTGGACATAAGGTCTATTAGGAGATGGAGAAAATGGGGAGTAGAATATAAAGAAATAGAAGGAATCCCTATTTATGCAATGAATATTCCTATCGGTAGGCTGCCTTTATGGATCAAAAGTAAGTTTCGATTATTTGGAATGAGCAAACTGTATGAAAAAATTCTTAACGAACAAGGAAAACCAGATCTATTACACGCACATTTTTATTATATGGGCTATATTGCCTCTAAATTCAAGCAAAAAATCAATCTTCCTCTTGTTATAACAGAACATTTTTCAGGAATGATGAAACCTAAAATAGAAAGTAAAATCTATGAAGTCGCTTTAGAAGGATATAAAGGAGCAGATGCAGTTATTGCTGTTAGCCCTGCATTGTCCAATATAATATCTGATAAATTCAACATTCATGCTCATTATGTACCTAATATTGTAGATACAAAATTGTTTGCTCCTGGTCAGAGAGAGAAGGAAGAAAAGTTTGAATTTATATCTATTGGAAGATTAATTCCATTAAAAAGGATGGAATTATTATTAGAAGCGTTTTATCAAGCTTTTAAAGATCATAAAAAGGTTATATTAACTATTTTTGGAGATGGTCCCGAAAAGAAAAAATTAGAGAATTTGATTAAAAAATATCATTTAGAGTCAAGAGTAAAGCTAATGGGATTGTGTTCAAGAAATGTTATTGCTAAATATTTAAAAAAGAGTGATTGTTTTGTATTGCCTTCTCGATTTGAAACCTTTGGCGTTGTGTATATAGAAGCATTGGCATCCGGTGTTCCTGTAATTGCTACAAAATGCGGAGGGCCAGAAGAATTTATTACTGAAGAAAATGGAATCTTAGTTAATGCAGATGATATTAATGAATTATCCAAGGCTATGATTTATATGTATGAAAATAGAGGAAAGTATAATAAAAAAAGAATATCAAGGGAGATAAAGGAAAAGTTTTCTCCACAAATAATAGCAAATCAATTGATTAGGATATACAATCAAATATGTTAA
- a CDS encoding O-antigen ligase family protein, whose amino-acid sequence MFFQKKNSILKNETLYYLFNIILVLAILGIQIVWKGKKILLYRIFFALFFSILLLNFKTIEKNNRKEIKTLLHNKYIQFFLFWMVYGILSLLWVQDYVLAAKNLYYLFLGIFFIITMQFTSDYELGKKHYLNIFIICTLILITFGMFEHLTGYHISSSNYYNTDHVRNRYRPTGVFDNTNDYALFITMFIWFLYYKFKKVPHLYQKIILFLVFLCGSYLLIITSSRASILAFMIQIFLLFSLTLFESIKKKRNLRVIMNSILILIFFILFLFINYISEYGNFYDRLMEVDKWSNYFMAEEAIQSDVQKIIKEEGENRNNADKIKKSHQKLRENASTNVRLNLILNSFLIFKDTHFMGVGAGNVEWYMDKYNDQYYSTNGILNVHNWWIEVLTNYGIIVFILYIIVLFSIGVKLLKIYFYSLNNGQKDRLYLSKTLILLLIGFPLASISPSSIMSKRFVWIVFAFIIYFLQENYEKEGI is encoded by the coding sequence ATGTTTTTTCAAAAGAAGAATAGTATTTTAAAGAATGAAACTTTATATTATTTATTTAATATCATTTTAGTATTAGCTATTTTAGGAATTCAAATTGTGTGGAAGGGAAAGAAAATTTTATTATATAGAATTTTCTTTGCTTTATTTTTTAGTATTCTTTTATTAAACTTTAAAACAATCGAGAAAAATAATAGAAAAGAAATAAAAACATTGTTGCATAATAAATATATTCAGTTTTTTCTTTTTTGGATGGTTTATGGAATTTTATCATTACTTTGGGTTCAAGATTATGTATTAGCTGCTAAAAATTTATATTATTTATTTTTAGGAATATTTTTTATCATTACAATGCAATTTACTTCTGATTATGAATTAGGGAAAAAGCACTATTTAAATATATTTATTATTTGTACTCTAATATTAATTACTTTTGGAATGTTTGAACATTTAACAGGATACCATATTTCAAGTTCTAATTATTATAATACTGATCATGTTCGAAATAGATATAGACCTACAGGGGTATTTGATAATACAAATGACTATGCACTTTTTATTACAATGTTTATTTGGTTTTTATATTATAAATTCAAAAAAGTTCCTCACTTGTATCAAAAGATAATTTTATTTCTTGTTTTTTTATGTGGCTCATACTTATTAATTATTACATCTTCTAGAGCATCTATTCTTGCTTTTATGATACAAATATTTTTGTTATTTAGTTTAACTTTGTTTGAAAGTATTAAGAAAAAAAGAAATTTAAGAGTTATTATGAATTCTATTCTAATTTTAATATTTTTTATTTTGTTTTTATTTATAAATTATATATCTGAATATGGAAATTTTTATGATAGACTTATGGAAGTAGATAAATGGAGTAATTATTTCATGGCAGAAGAAGCAATACAGAGTGATGTACAAAAAATAATAAAAGAAGAGGGAGAGAATAGAAATAATGCAGACAAAATTAAGAAAAGTCATCAAAAATTAAGGGAAAATGCTTCTACAAATGTACGGTTAAATCTTATTTTAAATTCTTTTTTAATATTTAAAGATACCCATTTTATGGGGGTTGGAGCAGGAAATGTAGAATGGTATATGGACAAGTATAATGATCAATATTATTCAACAAATGGAATTTTAAACGTGCATAATTGGTGGATAGAAGTTCTTACAAATTATGGTATTATTGTTTTTATATTATATATAATTGTTCTTTTTAGCATAGGAGTTAAACTACTTAAGATTTATTTTTATTCTTTGAACAATGGACAAAAAGATAGATTATATTTATCAAAAACTCTTATTCTATTATTAATTGGCTTCCCTTTAGCATCTATCTCTCCTAGTTCTATTATGAGTAAGAGATTTGTATGGATTGTATTTGCTTTTATTATTTACTTTTTACAAGAAAATTATGAAAAAGAAGGAATATAA
- a CDS encoding lipopolysaccharide biosynthesis protein: MKEINNKLALKAGSWYIISNFAVKSISIITTPIFTRLLSTTDFGITNTYSSWLGIFTILGTLDIYSCVQIARHDYNDKEMDAFISSVLSVSSFSTILLYLIIKIFGDTAISFIGLPPILIDIMFLEILFSNAFTILQTRHRAEFKYKEFVILSAMIAILSPILSIVLVSLQNSHLYFGKILGNTIPKIIISIFIFIHIMKKGKCVYKKDYWKYALIISVPLIPHHLSGNILNHFDKIMINQYVSASDTGLYSLAYSYASVLSIAWTSFNQAWTPWFYGKMKEKNIQEIKRFAKPYTIAFSGIFIGMLFLGPEAIKFFAPKEYWGAKWVVPPVLLGLFFQFVYSLYVNVEFYYKKTQFIAIGTVMAAILNIVLNYIFIPRYGYLAASYTTLAGYIAIFVFHYPISKKWDKRDLYGEKFIFSWIFLMIGVTITATIFYNTLFVRIVLLLAVFGILLIRNKNQLLEMIRSLRKK; this comes from the coding sequence ATGAAAGAAATCAATAATAAACTTGCTCTAAAAGCGGGAAGTTGGTATATAATAAGTAATTTTGCAGTTAAATCTATTTCAATAATAACAACTCCTATTTTCACTCGATTACTTTCGACTACTGATTTTGGTATTACCAATACTTATTCTTCTTGGTTAGGGATTTTTACAATTTTAGGGACATTAGATATTTACTCTTGTGTCCAAATTGCAAGGCATGATTATAATGATAAAGAAATGGATGCTTTTATTTCCTCAGTATTATCTGTTTCTTCGTTTTCTACAATTTTATTATATTTAATTATAAAAATTTTTGGGGATACGGCAATTTCTTTTATAGGATTGCCTCCTATATTAATTGATATTATGTTTTTAGAGATTTTATTTAGTAATGCTTTTACTATATTACAAACAAGGCATAGAGCAGAATTCAAATATAAAGAATTTGTAATTCTTTCAGCAATGATAGCAATTTTATCTCCTATTCTTTCTATTGTGTTAGTGAGTTTGCAGAATAGTCATTTGTATTTTGGAAAGATTTTAGGGAATACCATTCCTAAAATAATTATTTCTATTTTTATCTTTATTCATATTATGAAAAAAGGAAAGTGTGTTTATAAGAAAGATTATTGGAAGTATGCTTTAATAATTTCTGTTCCATTAATTCCTCATCATTTATCTGGAAATATATTAAATCATTTTGATAAGATTATGATTAATCAATATGTAAGTGCATCAGATACTGGATTATATAGTTTGGCTTATAGTTATGCATCTGTTCTTTCTATTGCGTGGACATCTTTTAATCAAGCTTGGACACCTTGGTTTTATGGAAAAATGAAGGAAAAGAATATTCAAGAAATAAAAAGATTTGCGAAACCATATACTATTGCTTTTTCAGGAATTTTTATAGGAATGCTTTTTTTAGGACCCGAGGCAATAAAATTTTTTGCTCCAAAAGAATATTGGGGTGCTAAATGGGTAGTTCCTCCTGTTTTATTAGGGCTTTTTTTTCAATTTGTTTATAGTCTTTATGTAAATGTAGAATTCTATTATAAAAAAACACAATTTATAGCAATTGGAACAGTAATGGCTGCTATTTTAAATATAGTACTGAATTATATCTTTATTCCTAGATATGGATATTTAGCAGCATCTTATACCACACTTGCAGGATATATAGCTATTTTTGTTTTTCATTATCCTATTTCAAAGAAATGGGATAAGCGAGACCTTTATGGAGAGAAGTTTATTTTTAGTTGGATTTTCTTAATGATAGGAGTAACTATTACTGCAACAATATTTTATAATACCTTATTTGTAAGAATAGTTTTATTATTAGCAGTATTTGGTATTCTTCTTATAAGAAATAAAAATCAATTATTAGAAATGATTAGATCTTTAAGAAAAAAATAG